CCAGCGGCACCTGGAGGATCAGCAGGCCGATCCCGATGCCGACCGCGTCGACGGCGGCCACGGCGGCCGTGCCGCGGATGTACGACCCGAGGGTGGCGACCGTCTTGTCGCCGGCGCGACGTGCACGCGCCAGCCCCTCGCCGGTGAAGGGGCGGAGCATGAAGCGCCAGATCGTGGGCCCGTCCTTCAGGAAGAAGAACAGCACCACGACCATCAGCACGAGCCCGGTCACGAAGCTGGTGATCGCCCCCACCCCGGCGAGCGCACCGGAGCCGAACTGCGAGCTGGTCAGGAAGTCGACGACCGTGTCCTGCCACTCCGCGATCTGCTCAGCGTCGGGCGCGAACGGCAGCGTCTTGACCCAGTCGATGACCTGGGCGAAGCCGTCCTGCGCCTGCGACGAGAGGTCTTCCCACTGATCGCGCACCGCCCACACGATCAGCCAGCCGATCCCCGTCAGGATCACGACGATCCCGAGCAGCACGGCGACCGTCGCGAGCGCCGGCGGCACGTTGCGCGCCCGGAGCCAGGACATGACCGGCGCGAACGTGCTCGCGAGGATCAGGGCGAGCAGGATCGGGATCACGACCGTGCTCAGCGTGCGCATGCCCCACACGACGCCCGCGGTGAGGATCAGGACGATGATGATCTGCAGCGAGCGGGAAGCGAGCACGCCGAACCCGTCGCCCCAGGTGCGCCGCAGGCGGGAGGCCTCGGGTGCGGCGACCGCCTGCGCGACGGACCCCTCTCGCCGAGCCTCCCCCTGCGCGGCCTCGAGCACCTCACGTCGTACGCGTCGTCCGAACCACATCGTGATCTCCCATCCGAGTCGATTCGAACAGCCTATGCCCTGAGACGTCTGGGCCAGGGGCAGCAACGCTCGATGGGCGCGCCGCGCGCGCCGACCGAACCCGTGCGCTACGGCTTGACGGCGCGCGAGGCGATGAAACCCCGGAGTTCGACCTCGTCGTCCGCCATCTCGGTGACGTGCTGCGGCAGGTCGAGCAGGTCCGCGAGGTGCTCCGGCATGCCGAGCCGCTCGCCGGTCGCCTCGAAGACGATGTCGGGGAACTTCTCGGGCTTCGCGGTTTCGAGCACGAGCATCGGGATGCCCGGCTCCACGAACTCCCGGGCGACCTTCACGCCGTCGGCGGTGTGGGGGTCGATGAGCACGCCGCTCGTCGCGAACACGGAGCGGATCGTCGCGACCCGGTCGGCGTGGGTGCTCGTGCCGCTCTGGATCCCGAACTCCTCGATGAACCGCGGCAGCTCGGCGATGAGGTTGATGCGGCCGGTCTCGTCGAGCTCGTGCCAGGCGGCGGAGAGCCGCTCGGGATCGCGACCGAGCAGATCGAAGATGAAGCGCTCGAGGTTCGATGCCTTCGAAATGTCCATCGAGGGGCTGGAGGTCGCGAACGTCTCGGCGGCCCCGCGCGGCGCGTAGGTGCCGGTGCGGAAGAACTGGTCGAGCACGTTGTTCTCGTTCGCCGCGAGCACGAGGTGCCGGATCGGCAGGCCCATGGCGCGCGCCAGGTGACCCGAGAGGATGTTGCCGAAGTTGCCCGACGGGACCGTGAACGAGACCTCGAACCCGGCGCGCTCCCCGACGGGCACGGCATCGGTCTGCCGGAGCCAGGCCCAGAAGTAGTAGACCATCTGCGCGCTGATGCGCCCGAGATTGATCGAGTTCACGGTGCCGAGGAAGTTCTGGCGCTTGAAGGCGAGGTCGCCCGAGAGCGCCTTCACGAGGTTCTGGCAGTCGTCGAACACACCCTCGACGGCGATGTTGTGGATGTTGTCGTCGGTGAGCGAGTACATCTGCGCGCGCTGGAAGTCGCTCATGCGCCCCTGCGGGGAGAGCATGAACACGGCGACGCCGTCCTTGCCGCGCAGCGCGTACTCGGCGGCCGATCCCGTGTCACCCGACGTGGCCCCGATGATGTTCAGGGTGCGGTCGCTGCGCGCGAGCACGTACTCGAGCGCCTGCCCCAGGAACTGCATGGCCATGTCCTTGAACGCGAGCGTGGGGCCCTCCGAGAGCCCGACGAGCGAGATCTGCCCGATCGGGCTGGCCCCCTCGAGCGGAGTGAGCGGCACGATCTGCTCGCTCACGAACTTCTCGCGACTGTAGGCGGCACGGCACAGCTCGTCGAGGTCCTCCCGCGGGATATCGGTCGCGTACCGGCTCAGGATCTCCGCCGCGAGCTGCGGGTAGTCGAGGCCTCGCCACCCCTCGATCTCCTCCATCGTCACCTGGGGCACCGTTTCCGGCACCACCAGCCCGCCGTCGGTCGCGAGTCCCTCCAGGAGAATCGCGCTGTACGGTGCGGCATCCATGCCGCCGCGGGTCGAGATGTACTTCACCGAGTGCTCTCCTTCGATTGTGAACGTGCGTCCATTCTCGCAGGTTCGGCTGGGCGTCGTGGGACGCCCGAGCTCCGTGCGCCGTGTGGAAGCGGAACTGCACCTCAGTGCGGCGTCGGATCTCTCCCGGGCGCGAGCGGGTCACCAGCTGACGGGGAGTGCTTTTCCTTCTTCGTACCCCGCGGCGGACTGCAGGCCGACGTGCGCGCGGATATGGAATTCCTGCAGCGTGCCCGCACCGGCGTACGTGAACGACGAACGGAGCCCCGAGGTGATCATGTCGATCAGATCCTCGACGCTCGGACGCTGCGGATCCAGGTAGATCTTCGACGACGAGATGCCCTCGGCGAAGAGCTCCTTCCGCGCGCGCTCGAAGGCGTCGAGCGCGCCGAAGCGCCCCTGCACGGCCTTCGTGGAGGCCATGCCCCACGACTCCTTGTACTGCCGGCCGTCGGCGTCGGCACGGAGCTCGCCCGGTGACTCGGCGGTGCCGGCGAACCAAGAGCCGATCATCACGGACGAGGCTCCCGCGGCGAGTGCGAGCGCCACGTCGCGGGGGTAGCGGACCCCGCCGTCGGCCCACACGTGCGCGCCCAGCTCGCGGGCCGCCTGCGCGGTCTCGAGCACGGCGGAGAACTGCGGGCGGCCGACCGCCGTCATCATGCGGGTGGT
Above is a genomic segment from Leucobacter rhizosphaerae containing:
- a CDS encoding AI-2E family transporter; the protein is MWFGRRVRREVLEAAQGEARREGSVAQAVAAPEASRLRRTWGDGFGVLASRSLQIIIVLILTAGVVWGMRTLSTVVIPILLALILASTFAPVMSWLRARNVPPALATVAVLLGIVVILTGIGWLIVWAVRDQWEDLSSQAQDGFAQVIDWVKTLPFAPDAEQIAEWQDTVVDFLTSSQFGSGALAGVGAITSFVTGLVLMVVVLFFFLKDGPTIWRFMLRPFTGEGLARARRAGDKTVATLGSYIRGTAAVAAVDAVGIGIGLLILQVPLALPLAVLVFVLAFIPLVGATVAGILAALVALVANGPLSAVLVVGVVVLVNQLEGNLLQPVLMGRALKLHALVILLALTIGTVLSGILGAVLAVPIAAVGWGIIQVWDGPNRPAKWARPHASDPAA
- the thrC gene encoding threonine synthase; translation: MKYISTRGGMDAAPYSAILLEGLATDGGLVVPETVPQVTMEEIEGWRGLDYPQLAAEILSRYATDIPREDLDELCRAAYSREKFVSEQIVPLTPLEGASPIGQISLVGLSEGPTLAFKDMAMQFLGQALEYVLARSDRTLNIIGATSGDTGSAAEYALRGKDGVAVFMLSPQGRMSDFQRAQMYSLTDDNIHNIAVEGVFDDCQNLVKALSGDLAFKRQNFLGTVNSINLGRISAQMVYYFWAWLRQTDAVPVGERAGFEVSFTVPSGNFGNILSGHLARAMGLPIRHLVLAANENNVLDQFFRTGTYAPRGAAETFATSSPSMDISKASNLERFIFDLLGRDPERLSAAWHELDETGRINLIAELPRFIEEFGIQSGTSTHADRVATIRSVFATSGVLIDPHTADGVKVAREFVEPGIPMLVLETAKPEKFPDIVFEATGERLGMPEHLADLLDLPQHVTEMADDEVELRGFIASRAVKP